From a region of the Thermosulfurimonas sp. F29 genome:
- the thrC gene encoding threonine synthase, whose protein sequence is MKYLSTRGGIPPLSFKEAVLSGLAEDGGLIVPERVPRLSDSEVESLRHLPYQDLAFRVFRLFVDDIPEEDLKILVARSYGTFTHPDITPVVRKGAFWILELFHGPTLAFKDIALQFLGNLFEYLLSERGERMNILGATSGDTGSAAIYGVRGRRNLTIFILHPHGRVSPVQALQMTTVTDPNVFNLAIEGTFDDCQAIVKRLFADLEFKRRYRLGAVNSINWARVLAQIVYYLWAYFRVSEAEGAERVRFSVPTGNFGDIFAGYLARRMLGDRVERLILATNENDILTRFVTRGDYSVRQVVPTISPSMDIQVASNFERYLYYLWGEDAGRVREAMERFAEEKRLSFSEEDLARVRRDFLSASVSQEETLRTIREFYQETGYILDPHTAVGVRAAREFPSDLPTICLATAHPAKFPEAVSRALGFPPPVPEPLRDLESRPRRVVILPAEVEAVRRFISEHAL, encoded by the coding sequence ATGAAATATTTAAGCACGCGGGGAGGAATCCCTCCCCTTTCCTTTAAAGAGGCGGTTCTTTCGGGGCTTGCCGAAGACGGGGGGCTTATCGTTCCCGAAAGGGTGCCCCGTCTTTCCGACTCCGAGGTAGAGTCCCTGCGCCATTTGCCCTATCAGGATCTGGCCTTTAGGGTCTTCCGTCTTTTCGTGGACGACATCCCGGAGGAGGATCTTAAGATCCTCGTGGCCAGGTCCTACGGAACCTTCACCCATCCGGACATTACGCCGGTGGTCAGGAAGGGGGCCTTCTGGATCCTGGAGCTCTTTCACGGGCCCACCCTGGCCTTTAAGGATATAGCCCTCCAGTTCCTAGGGAATCTTTTCGAGTACCTCCTTTCCGAGCGCGGAGAGAGGATGAACATTCTGGGAGCCACTTCCGGGGATACCGGTTCGGCGGCCATTTACGGCGTGCGCGGGCGCAGGAACCTGACCATTTTTATTCTCCATCCTCACGGGCGCGTCTCTCCGGTGCAGGCCCTCCAGATGACCACCGTCACCGACCCCAATGTCTTCAATCTGGCCATAGAGGGCACCTTCGACGATTGTCAGGCCATAGTGAAACGACTCTTTGCGGACCTGGAGTTCAAACGCCGCTATCGTTTGGGGGCGGTGAACTCCATTAACTGGGCCCGGGTGCTTGCCCAGATCGTCTATTACCTCTGGGCCTACTTCCGAGTTTCGGAAGCCGAGGGAGCGGAGAGGGTCCGTTTCTCGGTGCCCACCGGGAACTTCGGAGACATCTTTGCCGGTTATCTGGCCCGGCGGATGCTGGGAGACCGGGTTGAGCGTCTGATCCTGGCCACCAACGAAAACGACATCCTGACCCGCTTCGTCACCCGGGGAGACTACTCGGTGCGGCAGGTGGTCCCCACCATCAGTCCCTCCATGGACATTCAGGTGGCCTCCAATTTCGAGCGTTACCTCTACTATCTCTGGGGTGAGGATGCGGGGCGGGTGAGGGAGGCCATGGAGCGTTTCGCCGAGGAGAAGCGTCTCTCCTTCTCCGAAGAGGATCTGGCCCGGGTGAGGCGGGACTTTTTGTCGGCCTCCGTCTCCCAGGAGGAGACCCTCCGGACCATCCGGGAGTTTTATCAGGAGACCGGGTACATTCTGGATCCTCACACCGCGGTGGGGGTGCGGGCGGCCCGGGAATTCCCGAGCGACCTCCCGACGATATGTCTGGCCACGGCGCATCCGGCCAAGTTCCCCGAGGCGGTATCCCGGGCGCTGGGATTCCCCCCGCCGGTCCCCGAGCCCCTGCGGGACCTGGAATCAAGACCCCGACGGGTGGTGATCCTTCCGGCCGAGGTGGAGGCCGTTCGCCGTTTTATATCCGAACACGCCCTGTGA
- a CDS encoding methyl-accepting chemotaxis protein yields MSRSLKMWQKLLLSFLAVILISLVNLSVLWYFQEKADHDYFRAEQAQRVRENMERFIASHIRWKVNVLVAVLNEAAPKVVVDPKKCPLQRFLAEYKPLDSEEAELIQKIREVDRELHLSVAEMQKLYAREADYEDIVAIYNEKTNPLSKKLFRLMRRLGRDFLDRREAEAKAQASEALLLVKKVTVLTNLILILSTILILVVISRGLSRNIRLIIDAVDALARGDFSRSFSVDGRDETAQILKHLDHMVSTLRPLLKDVASGSREVEEVSLEMKERLEGASREAEAAGERATRMRNEGKTILESVEEESRSINEISAAIQEIGQNTTRASMITKEAVEKARNAQEIMHRVGAASQEIEGVIQLITNIAEQTKFLALNATIEAARAGEAGKGFAVVANEVKELARQTAEATEEITQKVRAMQSGSEEAIRAADEITDIIQEIDQIASAIAAAVEEQTAVISDIVQKVDDQRGSAERFAQEAEEAYAAAQKTLAGVRENLEAIRKLVHVAQELARAVSRFKV; encoded by the coding sequence ATGAGCCGTTCACTCAAGATGTGGCAGAAACTTTTATTGAGCTTTCTGGCGGTAATTCTGATTAGTTTGGTCAATTTGAGTGTGCTCTGGTATTTCCAGGAGAAGGCTGATCACGACTACTTCAGGGCGGAGCAGGCCCAAAGAGTAAGGGAAAACATGGAAAGGTTCATAGCCTCTCATATTCGCTGGAAGGTGAATGTTCTTGTGGCTGTGCTCAATGAAGCGGCTCCTAAGGTGGTGGTTGACCCGAAAAAATGTCCTCTTCAGAGGTTTCTGGCTGAGTATAAGCCCCTGGATTCCGAGGAGGCCGAACTGATTCAGAAGATTCGGGAAGTTGATCGTGAGCTCCATCTTTCAGTAGCCGAGATGCAGAAGCTTTATGCCCGTGAGGCGGATTACGAGGATATTGTGGCAATTTATAACGAGAAGACCAACCCTCTTTCCAAGAAACTCTTCCGTCTTATGAGACGGTTAGGGCGGGATTTTTTGGACAGAAGGGAGGCCGAAGCCAAGGCTCAGGCTTCGGAAGCCCTTTTACTGGTAAAGAAGGTTACGGTTTTAACGAATTTGATTCTAATACTCAGTACCATTTTGATTCTCGTCGTAATTTCTCGCGGGCTTTCCCGGAATATTCGTCTGATTATTGATGCTGTGGACGCCCTGGCGCGGGGGGATTTTTCCCGCAGTTTCAGCGTGGATGGTAGGGACGAGACGGCACAGATTCTTAAGCACCTGGATCACATGGTTTCCACCCTGCGGCCCCTTTTGAAAGATGTAGCTTCTGGATCCCGAGAGGTGGAGGAGGTTTCCCTAGAGATGAAGGAGCGTTTAGAGGGAGCTTCCCGGGAAGCGGAGGCAGCCGGAGAGCGTGCCACCAGGATGAGAAACGAGGGGAAGACCATTCTTGAGAGCGTAGAAGAGGAATCCCGGTCCATAAACGAGATTTCCGCGGCTATACAGGAGATCGGTCAGAACACCACCCGGGCGAGCATGATCACCAAGGAGGCGGTGGAAAAGGCCCGCAACGCGCAGGAAATAATGCACAGAGTCGGGGCCGCCTCGCAGGAGATCGAGGGAGTGATTCAGCTCATCACGAACATAGCCGAGCAGACCAAGTTTTTGGCCCTCAACGCTACCATTGAGGCGGCCCGGGCCGGGGAGGCCGGGAAGGGTTTTGCCGTGGTGGCCAACGAGGTGAAGGAACTGGCCCGGCAGACCGCGGAGGCCACCGAGGAAATCACGCAGAAGGTACGGGCCATGCAGTCCGGAAGCGAGGAGGCCATTCGGGCCGCGGACGAGATCACCGATATTATTCAGGAAATCGATCAGATTGCCTCGGCCATAGCCGCGGCGGTGGAGGAACAGACGGCGGTGATTTCAGACATCGTTCAGAAGGTGGACGATCAGCGAGGTAGCGCGGAAAGGTTTGCTCAGGAGGCGGAAGAGGCGTATGCAGCCGCTCAAAAGACCCTGGCCGGAGTCAGAGAAAATCTGGAGGCTATACGAAAACTCGTCCATGTAGCTCAGGAACTTGCCCGGGCGGTTTCCCGGTTTAAAGTGTAG
- the cydB gene encoding cytochrome d ubiquinol oxidase subunit II, giving the protein MEHNVFQIIWFVLWGVLWAGYFVLDGFDLGAGILLPCVAKSEEERRAVYQAIGPFWDGNEVWLITAGGATFAAFPKTYAVMFSGLYTALFLLLFALIVRGVAIEFRGKVEGAGWRRFWDFLFWISSLVATLILGVAFGNIFLGLPIDAQGIFRGSFFSLLHPYALLVGLLFVLAFAVHGATWLAFRVNGELRQRLIRDAKVLWVFEAVTAVAVLLFSLKLTPLWGNYLKAPLLFVFPLVAVIGLLLVPYFLNAGRTLAAFLSSGAAILGVTAWGMAGLFPNLFPSRLNPEWSLTIYNSSSSPLTLKIMTVVALVFVPIVLVYTLWTYRTFSFRITREELAYGEGY; this is encoded by the coding sequence ATGGAACACAATGTCTTTCAGATTATATGGTTCGTCCTGTGGGGCGTGCTCTGGGCCGGTTACTTTGTGCTGGACGGTTTTGACCTGGGAGCCGGGATTCTGTTGCCCTGTGTAGCTAAAAGCGAAGAGGAGAGGCGGGCCGTATATCAGGCCATCGGTCCCTTCTGGGACGGAAACGAGGTGTGGTTGATCACCGCCGGAGGGGCCACCTTTGCGGCCTTCCCCAAGACCTACGCCGTGATGTTCAGCGGCCTTTACACCGCCCTTTTCCTGCTGCTTTTCGCCCTCATCGTAAGGGGGGTGGCCATCGAGTTCCGGGGCAAGGTGGAAGGTGCGGGCTGGCGTCGTTTCTGGGACTTCCTCTTCTGGATCTCCTCCCTGGTGGCCACCCTCATCCTGGGCGTGGCCTTCGGAAACATCTTCCTGGGACTTCCCATTGACGCTCAGGGGATCTTCCGGGGAAGCTTCTTCTCGTTGCTTCACCCCTACGCCCTTCTGGTGGGGCTTCTCTTCGTCCTGGCCTTTGCCGTGCACGGAGCCACCTGGCTGGCCTTCCGGGTGAACGGCGAGCTTCGCCAGAGGCTCATCCGGGATGCCAAGGTCCTGTGGGTGTTCGAGGCCGTGACCGCGGTGGCGGTGCTCCTTTTCTCCCTCAAGCTTACCCCCCTGTGGGGGAACTATCTCAAGGCCCCGCTTCTGTTCGTCTTTCCCCTGGTGGCGGTGATTGGGTTGCTACTCGTGCCCTACTTCCTGAACGCGGGACGCACTCTGGCGGCCTTTCTTTCCTCCGGGGCCGCCATTCTGGGAGTTACGGCCTGGGGGATGGCCGGGCTCTTCCCCAACCTCTTCCCCTCGCGTCTCAATCCGGAGTGGTCCCTCACCATATACAACAGCTCGTCAAGCCCCCTTACGCTTAAGATCATGACCGTGGTGGCCCTCGTTTTTGTCCCCATCGTGTTGGTCTACACCCTCTGGACCTATCGGACCTTCTCCTTCCGCATTACCCGGGAGGAGCTGGCTTACGGCGAGGGATATTAG
- a CDS encoding Rrf2 family transcriptional regulator, translating into MKITQAEDYGIRCVLYLARQPKKVIPRWRIARSMNIPEPFLAKIAQDLARAGIIEIIRGRKGGYRLRIPPEELTLLQVMEAMSGELFLSPCILDPENCRRQPLCPVHHTWKELLDLIRDKLGNTTFADLVRKEACLLDRRSRKSYKAD; encoded by the coding sequence ATGAAGATCACGCAGGCGGAGGACTACGGTATTCGGTGTGTGCTTTACCTGGCCCGCCAGCCCAAAAAGGTGATCCCGCGCTGGCGGATCGCCCGATCCATGAACATACCCGAACCCTTTCTGGCCAAGATCGCCCAGGACCTGGCCCGGGCCGGCATCATCGAGATCATCCGGGGAAGAAAGGGAGGGTACCGCCTGCGCATCCCCCCGGAGGAATTGACCCTTCTGCAGGTTATGGAAGCCATGAGCGGGGAGCTATTTTTGAGCCCCTGCATCCTGGATCCCGAAAATTGCCGGCGTCAGCCTCTGTGCCCAGTCCATCACACCTGGAAGGAACTCCTGGATCTCATTCGCGACAAACTCGGAAACACCACCTTTGCCGATCTGGTGCGGAAAGAGGCCTGTCTACTTGACAGGCGTTCCCGCAAGTCGTATAAAGCGGATTAA
- a CDS encoding DUF2730 family protein translates to MFNAFRYFEEFRESLGEEVALKLARALAEIYENLSRSVTKEEFNELREIVREQGENLKVLTQRVDQLTEDVRQLTQRVDQLTQRVDQLTQRVDQLTEDVRQLTQRVDQLTQRVDQLTQRVDQLTQRVDQLTEDVRRLTGEMGKMKTDLSDLRKQVGGLSHTVGYTLENEAYRYLPGLLERDYGVRVEGDLLRTFVEDERGRPVEVNIFGRARRDGHTLIILGEAKAQLSRNDVDRFLRRKVKPLEGIFPEKFLVLVTHMITHPSVEEYARSRGIALYYSYQFR, encoded by the coding sequence ATGTTCAACGCCTTTCGCTATTTTGAGGAGTTCAGGGAAAGCCTGGGGGAGGAGGTCGCCCTCAAGCTGGCCCGGGCCCTGGCCGAAATCTACGAAAACCTCTCCCGGAGCGTCACCAAGGAGGAGTTCAACGAACTCAGGGAGATCGTCCGGGAACAGGGAGAAAACCTGAAGGTTCTCACCCAGAGGGTGGATCAACTCACCGAGGATGTACGCCAGCTCACCCAGAGGGTAGACCAGCTCACCCAGCGCGTGGATCAGCTCACCCAGAGGGTGGATCAACTCACCGAGGATGTACGCCAGCTCACCCAGAGGGTAGACCAGCTCACCCAGCGCGTGGATCAGCTCACCCAGAGGGTAGACCAGCTCACTCAGAGGGTAGACCAGCTCACCGAGGATGTCCGGAGGCTCACCGGGGAGATGGGGAAGATGAAGACCGATCTCTCCGACCTCCGCAAACAGGTGGGAGGGCTTTCCCACACCGTAGGCTACACCCTGGAGAACGAGGCCTATCGGTATCTCCCCGGCCTTCTCGAGAGGGATTACGGAGTCCGGGTGGAGGGGGATTTACTTCGCACCTTCGTGGAGGACGAGAGGGGGCGTCCGGTGGAGGTCAACATCTTCGGACGGGCCCGAAGAGATGGCCACACCCTGATCATTCTGGGGGAGGCCAAGGCGCAGCTTTCGCGAAACGATGTGGATCGTTTCCTGCGCCGGAAGGTGAAGCCCCTGGAGGGGATCTTTCCGGAGAAGTTTCTGGTGCTGGTCACGCACATGATCACGCACCCCTCGGTGGAGGAATACGCCCGGTCGCGAGGCATCGCCCTCTACTACTCCTACCAGTTCCGGTAA
- the cobM gene encoding precorrin-4 C(11)-methyltransferase — protein MIYLIGAGPGDPELITVRGLRILRRADLVVYAGSLIHPALLRETRPGARIYNSHGKTLEEIVEVMAGTAEKGGVVARLHSGDTAFYSAINEEIAALRRRGLSCEVIPGVSSASLGAARMRLELTRPERVQTVVFTRLGGRTPGPSPEDLLRFAGRDVTLVLFLSVHRAETIQKTLLERLPPETPVAVAEKLGFPEERILHGRLDELARMVREAGIRRTALIYVGEALEVTRNPQKERSRLYARTR, from the coding sequence ATGATCTACCTTATCGGAGCCGGGCCGGGGGATCCGGAGCTCATCACCGTTAGGGGCTTAAGGATCCTGCGCCGGGCCGATCTGGTGGTCTACGCCGGGAGTCTCATTCATCCGGCCCTTCTCAGGGAGACCCGTCCCGGGGCCCGGATCTACAATTCCCACGGAAAGACCCTGGAGGAAATCGTGGAGGTTATGGCCGGGACGGCGGAAAAGGGAGGAGTGGTGGCCCGACTGCACAGCGGGGACACCGCCTTTTACAGCGCCATAAACGAAGAGATTGCCGCCCTGCGGCGTCGCGGACTCTCCTGCGAGGTGATCCCCGGGGTGAGCTCCGCCTCCCTGGGTGCGGCGCGCATGAGGCTGGAGCTGACCCGCCCCGAACGGGTTCAAACGGTGGTCTTCACCCGGCTGGGAGGCCGCACCCCCGGTCCCTCCCCCGAGGATCTGCTCCGGTTTGCCGGCCGGGATGTGACCCTGGTCCTTTTCCTGAGCGTTCATCGGGCCGAGACCATCCAGAAGACCCTTCTCGAACGCCTTCCCCCGGAAACACCGGTGGCGGTGGCGGAAAAACTGGGTTTCCCGGAAGAGCGGATTCTTCACGGCCGTCTCGACGAGCTTGCCCGTATGGTAAGGGAAGCGGGGATCCGGCGCACCGCCCTCATCTATGTGGGAGAGGCGCTGGAGGTAACCCGGAATCCACAGAAAGAGCGCTCCCGACTCTATGCCCGAACTCGGTAA
- the cobJ gene encoding precorrin-3B C(17)-methyltransferase, with protein sequence MPELGKVVFLPVTARAGEVARRLSDHFPGSVIRPLSRENLSAEWQRGTGLVIVGACGVAVRMIAPLIRDKKEDPAVVVVDETGRRVISLLSGHLGGANALARELAALLGTEPVITTATDLAGLVAPDLWAEEVGALLLPEERIPSFTSGYLRRGTLRVLREYPLPLPPGWREVSGEDEADLVISYRRRDLPEGKLQAVPRVLFVGLGFHRNTSENRLEEALLRVLACHGLREEALAGLATLETRAGEPGLRSWAARKGLRVFSFPPEVLSRCTRERGLSVSEAARRATGALAVAEPAALLAAGPGSRLIVPKERVSGITVAVAEARRPKGRLYLVGIGTGAPEEMTPAARRALREATHVVGYTRYLDLVRPLLGGKEVFATGMTREVERAEKALELARAGHRVALVSGGDPGIYGLAGLVFELMQTRGLGAELEVEVIPGLTALNACAARLGAPLMHDFAVISLSDRLTPWEVIERRLRAAARADFVIVIYNPRSRGRPDHLERARKILLEYRSPETPVGIVRAAGRTGERVLLSTLGEFPVEEVDMQSTVFVGNSESFRFGPWLVTPRGYRGRRF encoded by the coding sequence ATGCCCGAACTCGGTAAGGTCGTCTTCCTTCCGGTGACGGCAAGGGCCGGGGAGGTGGCCCGCCGGCTCTCCGACCACTTTCCCGGTTCGGTGATCAGGCCTCTTTCCCGGGAGAACCTCTCCGCGGAGTGGCAGCGGGGAACGGGGCTGGTGATCGTGGGGGCCTGCGGGGTGGCGGTGCGCATGATCGCTCCCCTGATACGGGACAAAAAGGAAGACCCGGCGGTGGTAGTGGTGGACGAGACCGGCCGCCGGGTGATCAGTCTCCTTTCCGGACACCTGGGTGGAGCCAACGCCCTGGCCCGGGAGCTGGCGGCCCTTCTCGGAACCGAACCGGTGATCACCACCGCCACGGATCTGGCCGGTCTCGTCGCCCCGGATCTCTGGGCCGAGGAGGTGGGAGCCCTTCTCCTTCCGGAGGAAAGGATCCCTTCCTTCACCTCCGGTTACCTGCGTCGGGGCACTCTCCGGGTCCTGCGCGAATACCCCCTGCCCCTTCCTCCCGGGTGGCGGGAGGTGTCCGGGGAGGACGAGGCGGATTTGGTGATCTCCTATCGCCGGCGGGATCTCCCGGAGGGAAAACTTCAGGCCGTGCCCCGGGTCCTCTTCGTGGGTCTGGGTTTTCACCGCAACACCTCCGAGAACCGCCTGGAGGAGGCCCTCTTAAGGGTCCTCGCCTGCCACGGTCTCCGGGAAGAGGCCCTGGCGGGCCTGGCCACCCTGGAAACCAGGGCCGGGGAGCCGGGACTCCGGAGCTGGGCTGCCCGAAAGGGCCTGCGCGTTTTTTCCTTTCCGCCGGAGGTCCTGTCCCGGTGTACCAGGGAAAGAGGGCTTTCCGTTTCCGAGGCGGCCCGTCGGGCCACCGGGGCCCTGGCCGTGGCTGAACCGGCGGCGCTTCTGGCCGCCGGCCCGGGCTCGCGACTTATCGTGCCCAAAGAGAGGGTCTCCGGGATAACCGTTGCGGTGGCCGAGGCCCGGAGGCCAAAAGGACGGCTTTACCTGGTGGGGATCGGCACCGGAGCTCCGGAGGAGATGACCCCTGCCGCCCGGCGGGCCCTGCGCGAGGCCACCCATGTGGTGGGATACACCAGGTACCTGGATCTCGTCCGTCCCCTGCTCGGGGGAAAGGAGGTTTTCGCCACCGGGATGACCCGCGAGGTGGAAAGGGCGGAAAAGGCCCTGGAGCTGGCCCGGGCCGGTCACCGGGTGGCCCTGGTGAGCGGGGGAGACCCGGGCATTTACGGCCTGGCCGGACTGGTGTTTGAACTCATGCAGACCAGAGGGCTCGGGGCGGAACTGGAGGTTGAGGTGATTCCGGGGCTTACGGCCCTCAACGCCTGCGCGGCGCGCCTGGGGGCACCGCTCATGCACGATTTTGCCGTAATAAGTCTTTCCGATCGCCTTACCCCCTGGGAGGTCATCGAACGGCGACTCCGGGCCGCCGCCCGGGCCGACTTCGTAATCGTGATCTACAACCCCCGAAGCCGGGGACGCCCGGACCACCTGGAAAGGGCCCGAAAAATTCTTCTGGAATACCGTTCTCCGGAAACCCCGGTGGGGATCGTACGGGCCGCTGGACGAACCGGAGAGAGGGTCCTCCTTTCCACCCTGGGGGAGTTTCCGGTGGAGGAAGTGGACATGCAAAGCACGGTCTTCGTCGGCAACTCCGAGAGTTTTCGGTTCGGCCCCTGGCTGGTTACTCCCCGGGGCTACCGGGGCCGACGATTCTGA
- a CDS encoding cytochrome ubiquinol oxidase subunit I — protein MDVVWASRLQFAVAAFFHFLFVPLTLGLSLLTAIYETIYVKTGDEDYKRAAKFWGRLFLINFALGVVTGITLEFQFGTNWRYYSEYVGDIFGSLLAIEATLAFFLESTFIAVWAFGWNRLSPKVHCLAIWLTAIASNISALWILIANGWMQHPVGYVLRNGRAELKSFAEVVFNKFAWLEFLHTVPAAYILSGFFVLGVSAWHLRRGKEAVFFRKSFRVAAVWTLIFSLFVFVEGHLHGTEVAHTQPTKLAAMEALWETQSGAPWTLFAIPDPAGERNVVEIKIPKLLSLLAFHSPSAEVKGLKDFPPEERPPVSFTFWSFRIMVLLGIWFVLMSLWAFKNRERPEASPGLLRALVWTIPLPYIAIEAGWMVAEVGRQPWIVYGLMKTADAVSPISPAQVTVTLLAFVVFYTVLGVIDFWLLAHYARKGPEPASA, from the coding sequence ATGGATGTTGTGTGGGCTTCAAGATTACAGTTTGCCGTGGCGGCTTTCTTCCACTTTCTCTTCGTACCTTTGACCTTGGGGCTTTCTCTCCTTACGGCCATCTACGAGACTATTTATGTAAAGACCGGGGACGAGGACTACAAGCGGGCGGCCAAGTTCTGGGGGAGGCTCTTTCTCATCAACTTTGCCCTGGGGGTGGTAACGGGAATCACCCTGGAGTTTCAGTTTGGGACCAACTGGCGTTACTATTCCGAGTATGTGGGAGACATTTTCGGTTCGCTTCTGGCCATCGAGGCCACCCTGGCCTTCTTTCTGGAGTCCACCTTTATCGCCGTCTGGGCCTTCGGGTGGAATCGCCTCTCCCCCAAGGTGCACTGTCTGGCCATCTGGCTTACGGCCATCGCCTCGAACATCTCGGCCCTGTGGATCCTGATTGCCAACGGCTGGATGCAGCACCCCGTGGGTTATGTGCTGCGCAACGGTCGGGCCGAGCTCAAGAGCTTCGCCGAGGTGGTCTTCAACAAGTTCGCCTGGCTGGAGTTTCTGCACACCGTTCCCGCGGCCTACATCCTTTCCGGATTTTTCGTGCTGGGTGTTTCCGCCTGGCACCTTCGGAGGGGAAAGGAGGCGGTCTTTTTCAGAAAGAGCTTTCGGGTGGCCGCGGTCTGGACCCTCATTTTCAGTCTCTTCGTCTTCGTTGAAGGGCATCTCCACGGCACCGAGGTGGCTCACACCCAGCCCACCAAGCTTGCGGCCATGGAGGCCCTCTGGGAGACCCAGAGCGGTGCGCCCTGGACCCTTTTTGCCATCCCCGATCCCGCGGGCGAACGCAATGTGGTGGAGATAAAGATCCCCAAACTTCTGAGCCTGCTGGCCTTTCATTCCCCCTCCGCCGAAGTCAAGGGGCTGAAGGATTTTCCCCCGGAGGAGAGGCCTCCGGTGAGTTTTACCTTCTGGAGCTTCCGGATCATGGTCCTCCTGGGAATCTGGTTCGTGCTTATGTCCCTGTGGGCCTTTAAGAACCGCGAGCGTCCCGAGGCTTCCCCCGGGCTGCTGAGGGCCCTGGTGTGGACCATTCCGCTCCCCTACATTGCCATCGAGGCCGGATGGATGGTGGCCGAGGTGGGTCGCCAGCCCTGGATCGTTTACGGACTCATGAAGACCGCCGACGCGGTCTCTCCCATTTCCCCGGCTCAGGTCACCGTGACCCTCCTGGCCTTCGTGGTCTTTTACACGGTCCTGGGGGTGATCGACTTCTGGTTGCTGGCTCACTACGCCCGCAAGGGGCCTGAGCCCGCAAGTGCCTAA
- the cbiE gene encoding precorrin-6y C5,15-methyltransferase (decarboxylating) subunit CbiE, producing the protein MSFKVHLIGVSGGRPGPEAEDILARVQIVVISRSLIEEGTRIPASGARVHTYGRLEEALAILDEARRRGEEVAFVATGDPLLFGIGGLLRRRFGPEVLEIHPAPSTAQLAFARLRLPWEEFFFVSLHGGPRNFALEDLPGLLRLYGRVCVFTDPGCGPREIGAYLAPRVPEEDLRLVVAERMGLTGERIWEGPASRALGERFATPNLVLLFYDGPGRRHGFGLENEEIAHPRGLITKNEVRAVVLHRLNLPERGIFWDVGAGAGGVSVEAARLRPLLRVFAVERSPERLSFLEENRRRFGLLNLEVVAGEAPEALEGLPSPDRVFVGGSGGRLREILIHLAERGCREVVLTLVSMQHLAEALSLLRKEGFAVEVTQVAIFRGRDLSGHTLLSPENPVFVLRAQRG; encoded by the coding sequence TTGAGCTTTAAAGTGCACCTGATCGGAGTTTCCGGAGGGCGCCCCGGACCGGAGGCCGAAGACATCCTGGCCAGGGTGCAGATCGTGGTGATCTCGCGTTCCCTTATCGAGGAGGGAACGCGGATTCCGGCCTCCGGGGCCCGGGTGCATACCTACGGCCGCCTGGAGGAGGCCCTTGCGATACTCGACGAGGCCCGCCGGAGAGGGGAGGAGGTGGCCTTCGTCGCCACCGGGGACCCTCTGCTTTTCGGGATCGGGGGCCTCCTCAGGCGCAGATTCGGTCCGGAGGTGCTGGAGATCCACCCGGCTCCGAGCACCGCCCAGCTGGCCTTCGCCCGACTCAGGCTCCCCTGGGAGGAGTTCTTCTTCGTGAGTCTTCACGGTGGCCCCAGAAACTTTGCCCTGGAGGACCTTCCCGGACTTCTGCGCCTCTACGGGCGAGTCTGCGTATTCACCGACCCCGGATGCGGTCCCCGGGAAATCGGCGCCTACCTGGCCCCCCGCGTCCCCGAGGAGGACCTGCGTCTCGTGGTGGCCGAAAGAATGGGGCTTACGGGAGAGAGGATCTGGGAGGGTCCGGCCTCCCGGGCCCTCGGAGAACGGTTCGCCACCCCCAACCTGGTCCTCCTTTTCTACGACGGTCCGGGGCGGCGGCACGGCTTCGGGCTCGAAAACGAGGAAATAGCCCATCCCCGGGGACTCATCACCAAGAACGAGGTTCGAGCGGTGGTGCTCCACCGGTTGAATCTTCCGGAAAGGGGAATCTTCTGGGATGTGGGGGCCGGGGCCGGAGGGGTGAGCGTGGAGGCGGCCCGCCTGAGACCGCTCCTTCGGGTCTTCGCCGTGGAACGATCGCCGGAACGCCTGAGTTTTCTTGAAGAGAACCGTCGCCGCTTCGGACTCCTGAACCTCGAGGTGGTGGCCGGAGAGGCTCCGGAGGCCCTGGAGGGACTACCGTCTCCGGATCGGGTCTTCGTGGGAGGGTCGGGGGGAAGACTCCGGGAAATACTGATCCACCTGGCCGAAAGGGGCTGCCGGGAGGTGGTGTTAACCCTGGTTTCCATGCAACATCTCGCCGAGGCCCTGTCCCTCCTTCGAAAGGAGGGCTTTGCGGTGGAGGTAACTCAGGTGGCCATTTTTCGGGGACGGGATCTTTCCGGTCACACCCTTCTTTCTCCTGAGAATCCGGTCTTTGTGTTACGGGCGCAAAGGGGGTAA